GCCTCCAGCCGCAGCAGAAGGGCCGTCCCTACCTCCGGAAGGTCCAGGAATTCCACCATATCCTACTTTAATGCCATAAGACTGAAACCACACAAAAATTTCAGTGCCGTAAGTGTTTGCTCTTTGAATCAAAGAACTTTTTTCAGTGCCGTAAGCATTCAGATTGTAAAAACACAAGATAGACAATAGTTAAAATACCCATTAGTGAGAATTTGATATGAAAGTGATAAACAGCTAAGGTAAAGGAATGACATAAAGCTGGAGAGAAAGAAACTAACCTCATTTGATACATCAAAAACTCCATCTTGAATCTTCTTGTATATGGTTGCAGCTGTTTTTATGAATGCCTGCAGAAGAATGGGCTATATATTAAAACTTCTATTTAGATGATTATTTATCAAGATATTTCTAGTTTGTTTTGGATACCCCATTTCAcgttaaatttgaaaaaaaaaaaaagacacaagCAAACTCTCCGTAGCTTCTTCAGCTGTATGGAAGTGATCCATTATTAGTAAACGTGTTACCAAACATGCAGTTAACATGTAAGCTTAGATATGttgaaaattaaacttttctATTGGGAGTGGGGCTGGAAGGACAGATGATGAAAATGCAAAATGTTGTATGATGTGATTTTTTACCTCTTCAACATTCTGAGCAGTTTTTGCTGAGGCCTCCATGAATATCAACCCATGCTCCTTTGCAAATTGCTCGCCTTCCTCTGTGCTTACTGCCCGTCTATGAGCAAGATCACACTTGTTGCCAATCAGCATAATTGTCATATTTGCATTTGCATGCTGCCTTGCATCTTCCAACCAGCTAGCCAAGTGATTAAATGTCTCTCTCCTATTGGTAAACACAGATCAACATCATTTATTTTCcctatttaagataaaaaaaaacgcATAATACTTACATAAAACCACAAAGCATGGATGTACCAAATTGTCACCCATATTTTGTTACCCAATCAAATTGAACAAGCTCAAAAACATGTATCTCCTAAGCAGATAACTACCCATAAAATGCTATTTTCCATCAATATATGGACATTTGTCCATATCTCCATATATCTatgtttaaaattcactttgtgtttgatttaaagaaatgaaaagaaattattttgattaaaatgatttaCAAATCATATGATGTGACGGGATGCATAATATACAGTTTCTTTATAAAGTCTACATATTCCTAAaagaaagtaatttatttacaaatgaaacaattatttcattttaggatttcaaacatatattgaaaaagagaaaattagagGATACCTGGTTATATCATAAACAAGCAGTGCACCAGCAGCCCCTCTATAATAAGACCTAGTGATAGATCTGAATGATTCTTGACCAGCCTGCAATATTACAAGGAAAGTCAGTGTCTTAAGCATATATTATAACTCAAACTAATGCAAAATATTTTCCACCAGCAAAATCTGAATAATGAATCTCAGCTGAAGATATACAAAATGAAATCCAAACTTTAAGCTGGCAAGATGATTCCAATTTGTCACCACTAGATAACAAGCATTCAATCTCCTAAAcagaaaaatatcattatctcaTGCATAAACTAACATGGAAGGCTTCTTGCTATGCAAAGATATGAGAAAGGGTTATTGTACACAAGCCTTAGCCACTTGCATATGCAAAGAGGTTGTTCCTGggtttgaacccatgagcaacTCGTAACCAAAGTCAACTTTCCTGCTAGGCCAAGGCTCACCCTCATGAATATAGCAAGTTTTTTCCTAATTCGATAAGTTCATGAGAAAAACCTTTCACCCCAAATTTATTAGGGTTTTTCAAGTTCAGCAATAGCAATGGGTCAGTATGCAAGTACACACCATACCGTACCATTCTCATCAAAATGTTCATCGGAACAAACAGGGCATGGATATGAATGATGTTATCATCTTAATACACGTAGAACTCTTTTGGGTGGACACACAAGCTAAGGGTGAACTACACCCAAAGAAAAGAGGCCGTAGAGTGTGAACAATTACCAACTCCAACAAATGAAAGAATAATTGTAGTATTTTACTAAGTCAATTTGACTACATGatcattaaacaaaaaatgtttgacaaatttcaaaatttaaacagATTGGATAAATGGCCAAGCTATGTGGAAGTAGTGTATAACAAACCGTATCCCATATTTGCAACTTGATTGGTTTGTTATCAATTGTGATCATCCGGGCACCAAATTCAACACCGATGGTCAAGTCATGGACAGGTTGAAAGCGCTTGTCCGTGAATTGAAGTAGAAGACAGGACTTTCCAACTCCTAcagaaaccaaaattaaaaaattaagccACAGCCCAATCAGTCCTCTTCACACAAACGACTACTACTAAAACCACATATATGGTAAACAAAATacacagataaaaaaaaaagaacactcgaacatttaatatttcatattttcaattaaaaaaaaagcaagtaACAATTAAATCACAAAAACCTCTTTCCAAATTAAAATCTTAGCTCCATCACAGAGCCCCACTATAGTTAAAGTACGTGAAGCAGGTACAAGACAACCACACATAACAAAAAcagtttcataattttttcaaCAGTTAACTCAATTGAATACAATAATAACGATATTTTGCGAAAAACATAACTGCGACCAGACGATATAAAAGTATTAGAACCAGAATAATCAGAATCCATTCATGAAATCCAGTATCATATTCTGCATCAATTCATCCATGAAAACATTCTGACAAAACCCCAAAAAGGTAAATCCGATCCGAAATTAAGCGAAGAAGCGAGATCAGAGAGGGAAATTGAGATTACCAGTGTCCCCGATGATGATGTATTTGAAGAGGTAGGCGTAAGACATTGCGAACAGTTAAGGTTGGAATCTGGAAGGAGAATTGTTGTGAAAGAAAACAGAGagaggaaaagaagagaataGAATAGAAGATGATGATTAAGAAGTAATCaaggagagagaaaataagagagatagtcaaattaaataaataagagttctATTGTGTTCCGTTCCAGCGATGCGATCCAATGCAGTGCAAGATAATACGTTTCCTTCTTCTATACTATACCTTCCTTCTCCCTTctcactttctttcttctctcttaaGATTATACCATAGCTATACGCATGCGATACGTATTTATGGCCCAAGATGTTGGGCTTTTAAGGCCCATGTAGTAAGAGATAAAAATGCGATAACCTGTTTTATTGTTTACTCAATATTtcattatgataataatatatattaattatattgtattaaaGATGAATTAGATaacaacaaaatcataaaatataaacctTAAATGTTACAGttcgatttttttattttctttttggcaAATTATCTGTTAAAGTTGAATCAATTTCGTACTTTTGagatacttattatttttaattttgaaacataattaaaaacctttttttttacgTACTTTAAACGTTTATCAGAAATTATTAAAGTGTGACGATTTTagtacataaaatattattcagtTAAAGTTGTTTCTATATAAGACAGGAGGTAATGTAGTTAATGAATCCGCAGTTTCAGCTAATGTAATAAACACATATCTCTGATAATTAAgaattgtattttaaatgttaaaagagCTAAATTCACGTGTTTATGAAATtgagagattaaattaaattaaaattttgaagaaagagtaattttaatttttattaaaaatttaaaatatatttaacaaaaaaaaaatcaagatcaTATAATAGAATATTGgacaaaatatttagttttgtgTAAGTAATctaattcaataaatttcacattatttgataaatattaaattcatttaaaatgaaaacaaaaagtttaaaGAGGAAAGGATAAAATCGAATTCCATAACagataatataaatgaaaaaaaaaattacttatctATAATATTAATGACATGGGTTTTTTTCCATCATTTTAAATCTAGATTTTCttcaaaatctaaaatcaaACTTATAGACTTAActtttaaagaaactttttttctgtttatctttctacaaaaaaatgaagtacattaatttatattaactcGAGAGAAACTCAAATTATTTACATGAATAATACTAAAAGCTACACAAATAACAATCTCAGATTTTCATTCAACTGTTGCAATTAGTATCAATCTGGAAAACAAAGGCTTCAGTAGCAGATGGTGATGTCCCATGAAGTGGTTTTTGCTGGAATTGTTACTGCAAAAAGTTTATCTTCCTCTCTAAATTTGAACTCCAAATCTTCAGAATTTACACTGCAAGACTTTGGTCTGAAGTTGGAATAAGCTCCAAATTCACCTTCTCCTCTACCCCTTATGTGTATTTTTGATTCAGAAGAATCACTGAATTCAACTGCTTCAACAGCTCCACCAGAGTTGTACATATTTGTTAGTCCTATCGGTGCAAACTGGATTGTTTGATTATAAACCTGTGTATATCACAAAAAGTTTCAGTTCATCAGTTTTGGTAGGTTTTAAATAGAATGAATGATGTGCAGGTCCTACCTTTATAGGAGATACTGTGAATACTTCACACTGCAATACTTTTATAGGATATCTGGCTCTGAGAACTGATCCATCAGGAAGTACAAGCTTTTTCAATACATTGAAATCATGTTGGCCAGGTTTGTCACTGTTTACCACAGTGTCATGTTGTTAGTTGCTGCTAAAACACTACAGCAAATGGATAATAGATATAATAACAAGTATGCCTCTGCAGTGAACTAGACCAAAACGAGTAATGATTCAACTGCTGCAAGctcatatttttaacatattatccAAGCCATTTGATCAGTAGTCGGTATTTTATAAGCCATGAATATAGCAAGATGAGCAAATATGTAATACTCACATTCTATATTTCTTGCTCTTGAAGTGAAACAAGATTTCGTGTCATTATTATACTTTGACTACTGTATGTCATTTGAGAGATTCTATACTTCGATGCTACATTTTTTTACCTTACATATACTCCACATCCTCCAACTGCTCTAGCAGCTGCATGGAACTCAGCTGCATCGTGAAGACTCTGGACAATGCAGTTAAAGAATTTAATCAGATTTTGgttacaattttataaagtgGATAAAATAATTGAGGATGCAATAGAATACATAGAACATGTCCCAGTCCGGTACAACAATTTCACCAAGGAATATGCTGTTGAAAGCTACAGCAGCTATATGTAGAGACTGAGTTGTGGTGTTTTTTGGATAATAGTCATCAGATGCTCGCGTAATTGCACTTTGTTTTGAGCTGTCAAACTCAAGATGGAGCAACATTATTATCTAGGGGAATAATGCATTAAGGTATAAGAAATTGAGAtaatactgaaaaaaaaaatattcagagGATTCCCACCTAAAGTACTAAAGGTCAAATTTCTTGACTTGTGCtacctttttatcttttttaccCCGTTTCAATGATCAACATTTAAGCAAATTCTTGAAGAACGAAAAAATGTATGCACACAAGAATGATCCTTACAAGTGCTATAGTTCCTGATAAAATTACAACAGAAGTAGTAGAGAGATGCAACTTTTAAGAATAATAGATTGtgcaaatataaaaaaacaactcaTTAGCATTCAAATATGCATAATTCATTTCTTAGCATACAAAAACAGATTCTGAATGCCTAATTATTGATAGAATTTGGTAGAAGACCGCAGTGTTTAGTGTATGTATGGTATATGGAGTCTGTGCTATGACCCATGCAGCATATTATGCTATTGTCCTGAAATTTGGTTGATATGGACTTTTCAAGCTCCTGTTGAAAATGTCTGGTGAGAAAAACAAATCCTCCCAGATCACTTGAAATTGTTTCCAGTATGTTCTGAACATCAACCTTAACTCCATCAATGTTTTGAGAGACAAGATAACTGTGCAGATCATCATAAAACTCTGAAATTTTAGCTGGATCAATGACACCAATA
Above is a genomic segment from Vigna radiata var. radiata cultivar VC1973A chromosome 10, Vradiata_ver6, whole genome shotgun sequence containing:
- the LOC106775662 gene encoding ras-related protein RABB1c, whose product is MSYAYLFKYIIIGDTGVGKSCLLLQFTDKRFQPVHDLTIGVEFGARMITIDNKPIKLQIWDTAGQESFRSITRSYYRGAAGALLVYDITRRETFNHLASWLEDARQHANANMTIMLIGNKCDLAHRRAVSTEEGEQFAKEHGLIFMEASAKTAQNVEEAFIKTAATIYKKIQDGVFDVSNESYGIKVGYGGIPGPSGGRDGPSAAAGGCCS
- the LOC106774616 gene encoding probable galactinol--sucrose galactosyltransferase 2 isoform X2: MFSSLTKVPQFIFSSFYTFLAPPQRILSKGCCRQWRHSMSVNAKTLLKDGILSVDGKDALRGVPENVVVTPFTASSAFIGASCSDASSRLVFKLGVIHLSEGGTPAKFLIIDDGWQDTVNEFQKDGEPFIEGSQFGGRLISIKENNKFRAIGNVTENGAPVSLKDFVSEIKSTFGLNSKQSAITRASDDYYPKNTTTQSLHIAAVAFNSIFLGEIVVPDWDMFYSLHDAAEFHAAARAVGGCGVYVSDKPGQHDFNVLKKLVLPDGSVLRARYPIKVLQCEVFTVSPIKVYNQTIQFAPIGLTNMYNSGGAVEAVEFSDSSESKIHIRGRGEGEFGAYSNFRPKSCSVNSEDLEFKFREEDKLFAVTIPAKTTSWDITICY
- the LOC106774616 gene encoding probable galactinol--sucrose galactosyltransferase 2 isoform X1 codes for the protein MFSSLTKVPQFIFSSFYTFLAPPQRILSKGCCRQWRHSMSVNAKTLLKDGILSVDGKDALRGVPENVVVTPFTASSAFIGASCSDASSRLVFKLGVIQYLSEGGTPAKFLIIDDGWQDTVNEFQKDGEPFIEGSQFGGRLISIKENNKFRAIGNVTENGAPVSLKDFVSEIKSTFGLNSKQSAITRASDDYYPKNTTTQSLHIAAVAFNSIFLGEIVVPDWDMFYSLHDAAEFHAAARAVGGCGVYVSDKPGQHDFNVLKKLVLPDGSVLRARYPIKVLQCEVFTVSPIKVYNQTIQFAPIGLTNMYNSGGAVEAVEFSDSSESKIHIRGRGEGEFGAYSNFRPKSCSVNSEDLEFKFREEDKLFAVTIPAKTTSWDITICY
- the LOC106774616 gene encoding probable galactinol--sucrose galactosyltransferase 2 isoform X3 encodes the protein MPIMRRKNLSEGGTPAKFLIIDDGWQDTVNEFQKDGEPFIEGSQFGGRLISIKENNKFRAIGNVTENGAPVSLKDFVSEIKSTFGLNSKQSAITRASDDYYPKNTTTQSLHIAAVAFNSIFLGEIVVPDWDMFYSLHDAAEFHAAARAVGGCGVYVSDKPGQHDFNVLKKLVLPDGSVLRARYPIKVLQCEVFTVSPIKVYNQTIQFAPIGLTNMYNSGGAVEAVEFSDSSESKIHIRGRGEGEFGAYSNFRPKSCSVNSEDLEFKFREEDKLFAVTIPAKTTSWDITICY